The DNA region CTGTGGGACTGGGACGCGACGCAGACGTCGGTGATCGCCGACCTCGACTGGAACGGCCAGCCACGCAAGGTGCTGATCCACGCCGACCGCAACGGCTTCTTCTACGTGTTCGACCGCGTCACCGGCGAGCGCCTGCTCTCGACGCCCTTCGTCAAGAACCTCACCTGGGCCACCGGCATCGGCCCCGACGGCCGGCCGCAGCGCGTCGCCGGCCAGGAGCCCTCGCCCGCCGGCACGCGCGTCTGCCCCTCGCAGGACGGCGCCACCAACTGGTTCTCGCCGTCGTTCGATCCGGCCTCGGGCCTGTACTTCGTCCAGGTCTTCGAGAAGTGCAGCATCTACACGACGCGCCCGCAGGGCCCCTGGCGGCCCGGCAAGACGTACCTCGGCGGAAGCCAGCGCACCTCGCCCGACCCGGTGCCGCAGCGACTGCTGCGCGCCCTCGACGTCCGCACCGGCGCGATTCGCTGGGAGATGCCGCAGGTCGGCCCCGGCGAGTCATGGGGCGGCACCCTCGCCACGGCCACGGGACTGGTGTTCGTGGCCGAGGAGGGCGGAGCCTTCACGGCCGTCGACGGCAGGACGGGCACGCGCCTCTGGAGCTTCGACACCAACCAGGGCTGGAAGGCGTCGCCGATGACCTATCGCTTCGACGGGCGCCAGTACGTCGCCATCGCCGCCGGCTCGGTCGTGATGGCCTTCGCGGTCCAGGAGTGAGACACCACGCCATGTTCTGGGTGACGATGCTGATGATGCTGTTCGCGCAGGACGTGCCCGCCTCGTTCCCGCAGGCGACGATCACCAACGGCCGGGTGCGGGCCGTCGTCCTGCTGCCCGACGCCGGCGCCGGGTACTACCGCGGCACGCGCTTCGACTGGTCCGGTGCCGTCGCGAGCCTGCGGGCCGGCGACCACGAGTACTTCGGGCCGTGGTTCGAGACGCACGACCCGACGGGGCATGACGGCATCACCGGCCCCGTGGAGGAGTTCCAGGCCGGCGAGTCGTCGGTGGGCTACGCCGAGGCCGCGGCCGGCGGCACGTTCGTGCGCATCGGCGTGGGCCACGTCCGCAAGCCGGAGGAACCCGCATACCGGCGCTTCGGGACCTACCAGATCGTCGACCCCGGCACGTGGACGGTCGCCAGGGCAGCCGACCGCATCACCTTCACTCACGTGCTGGGCGAGGCCGGCGGCTACGCCTACGAGTACGTCAAGACCCTGCGCCTCGACGGCGACGCGCTCGTCATCGATCACGTGCTGCGCAACACGGGCCGCAAGCGGATCGAGACGCTGGTCTACGACCACAACTTCTTCACGCTCGACCGCCAGCCCACCGCCCCACCCGTCATCGTCCGCTTCCCCTTCGACCCGAAGCCGCTGCGCCCCGTCGAGCCGTTCGGCGAGATGGCCGGCCGCGAGCTGCGGTTCAGGAAGGCACTCGGGAAGGGCGAGCACGTGTTCACCGAGTTCGAGGGATTCGGCCCGACGGCGGCCGACTACGACTTCCGCCTCGAACATGCGGAGACGGGCGCGGGCGTCCGCATCCGGGGCGACCGACCGATCGCGAAGCTGATCTTCTGGTCGGCCTCGCGCACCGCCTGCCCCGAACCGTACGTCGACGCCAGCGTCGACCCGGGCCAGCAGACGACGTGGCAGATTCGGTACGACTTCTACGAGGTCAAGCGGTAGGGCGCGGTCTCCGACCGCGCCGCTGTCGATGGCGGCCGGGTGGGACACCCGGCCCTACCTGTGTGGCCTAGAGGCTCAGACTCGGGTCGGCGTTGAAGTCGAGGACCGCCCCGCGCGTCCCCGACTCCCACCGGCGAAGACCGGCGGCGGCGATCATCGCGGCGTTGTCGGTGGCCAGGGCGACGCTCGGCACGAACACCGGCAGGCCGACCGCGGCACCCCGCCTCTCCGCCTCGGCGCGCAGGCCGGCGTTTGCCGCCACGCCGCCGGCGATGCCGATCGCCCGTGCGTCGAACCACTCCGCCGCGCGGAACGTCCGGTCGAGCAACGTCTGCACGACGACGCGCTGGAAGCTGGCGCAGATGTCGTCCACGTCGGCATCGGTCAGCGGGCGCGCGCCGCCGTCGGTCGCCAGTTCGACATGCCGGCGCACCGCCGTCTTGAGGCCACTGAAGCTGAAGTCGGTCCGCCGCTTCAGCACCGACTCGAAGCCCGCCGGCAGGTGCGTGGCCGGCCCGGGTTCGCGCGCGTCGTGCGTCAGCTTGGGAATCGGGAACGCGATGGCGTGCGGATTGCCCTGCCGCGCCCGCCTGTCGACGATCGGCCCGCCCGGGTAGCCGAGCCCCACCAGCTTGGCCACCTTGTCGTATGCCTCACCGGCCGCGTCATCGCGCGTGCGCCCCACCAGTTGGTACACGCCGGCTGACGGCAGGTGGTACAGGCTGGTGTGCCCACCGGACACGACGAGCACGATGGCCGGATACGGCAACTCGCCGTTGTGCAGGACGAGCGACTCGATGTGGCCGGCCAGGTGATGGACCGGCACGACGGGGATGTTGCGCGCCGCGCCGACGGCCTTGGCAAAGCTCACGCCGACGAGCAGCGACCCCACAAGGCCCGGGCCCTGCGTCACGGCGATCGCGTCGATGCCGGCCCACGTCGCCTGCGCCTGGTCGAGTGCCTGCCCGACGACGCCGACGATGTCGCGCAGGTGCTGGCGGGCGGCCAGCTCGGGGACGACCCCGCCCCACTCCCGATGGATCGCCACCTGCGAGGCGACCACGCTCGATCGCAGCTGCCACGCCCCCGGCCCGGTGGCTTCGACCACCGCCGCGGCGGTTTCGTCGCAGCTGCTCTCGATGCCGAGCACGCGCATCAGCGTGCCGCGGCTGCCACGGGCTCGCCGAACATCGCCGCGAGCGACTCGGTGTACGGGGCGCGCGCCACGCCCTTCTCGGTGATGATGCCGGCGATGAAGCGGTGCGGGGTCACGTCGAACGACGGGTTGAACACCTTGGCGCCGACCGGCGCGATCTGCGTCGTCCCCACGTGCGTCACCTCCCTGGCGTGGCGTTCCTCGATGGGAATCGCGCTGCCGGCGGGGGTCCTCATGTCGACGGTCGACAGCGGCGCCGCGACGTAGAACGGAATGCCGTGCTCACGCGCCAGGACGGCCACCGAGTACGTGCCGATCTTGTTGGCCGCATCCCCGTTGGCGGCGATGCGATCGGCGCCGACGACGATGAAGTTGATGCGCCCGTCGCGCATCAGCACGCCCGCCATGTTGTCGGAGATGACGGTCGTGTCGATGCCGTCGCGCACGAGCTCCCACGCCGTCAGGCGCGCGCCCTGCAGCACCGGCCGGGTCTCGTCGGCGAACACCCGCACGTGGCGTCCCTGCTCGATCGCGCCGCGGATGACCCCGAGTGCCGTGCCGTAGCCCGCCGTCGCCAACGCGCCGGCATTGCAGTGCGTGAGGATACCCGCCTCGGCCGGCACGAGGGCGCCGCCATGGCGGCCGATGGCGCGGCAGCTCTCGAGATCCTCGTCGTGGATGGCCTGCGCCTCGGCCAGCATGATGGCGCGCAGGTCGTCGACGCTCGCGCCCGCGAGGACCCGCTCGGAGAACACGCGCTTCATGCGGTCGATGGCCCAGAACAGGTTGACCGCCGTGGGCCGCGTGCCCGCGAGCAGGTCGCAGTCCTTGAGGAACTCGGTCGTCAGCTGCTTGGTGCCGGCCGCCTTGCTGCGGCGCACCGACAGCGCCAGGCCGAACGCGGCCGAGACGCCGATCGCCGGGGCGCCACGGATGACCATCGTCTTGATGGCCCTGGCGACTTCAGCGGGGGTCTTGCAGGTGACGTAGATTTCGCGAGTCGGCAGCTTGCGCTGGTCCACCATGACCACCGCGTCGTCCTGCCAGGCGATTGTCGGAAGCATCCGACGATGATACCGACGGAAAGGGGAGAAGAGTAGAAGGCTACCCTTCCTTTTTCGCCGTTCCCAGGATCCGTCGGTCGAACGGCCATGGGAGGAGGGCGGCGAGGCCGAGGACGGCCTTCACCTCGGCCGGGGTCGCCATCACCACCGGGACATCGCCGCAGAATTCCCACAGGATCTGGCGGCAGGCCCCGCAGGGCGGGGTCGGCTCCTCGGTGTCGGCCACGACGACGACGGCGGTGAACTCGTCGGGGCGCATGCCCTCGGAAATCGCCTTGAACACGGCCACGCGCTCGGCGCACACGGTGAGGCCATAGGTGGCGTTCTCGACGTTGCAGCCCGTCACGATCCGCCCGTCGCGGTGGCGCAGCGCGGCGCCGACCGCGAAGTGCGAGTACGGCGCCCAGGCGTGCTGGCGGACGGCGCGGGCCGCCGCCACGAGCTCGTCGTCGCGGAAGTCGACCGCCTTGTCCGTCACGCCTTCACCATGCGCGCGATGAAGGCATCGAGCAGCGCGATGAACTGGCCGCGCACCCGCGCCGCGGTCTCCATCACCTCGTCGTGCTGCAGCGGCTGGTCCACCACCCCGGCCGCGGGGTTGGTGATGCACGAGATGCCGGCGACGCGGGCGCCCATGTGCCGCGCCGCGATGGCCTCGGGTACGGTGGACATGCCGACGGCGTCGGCACCCAGCGCCCGGAACGCACGAATCTCGGCCGGCGTCTCGTAGCTCGGTCCCATCGTGGCCAGGTACACGCCCTGCTGCAGTGGCACGCCGACGGCGGCCGCCGCCTCTACCGCCATCGCGCGGAGCTCGCGGTCGTACACGTAGGTCATGTCCGGGAAGCGCACGCCGAGCGCATCGACGTTCGGCCCGACCAGCGGATTGGCGCCGAGCAGGTTGATGTGGTCCTCGATCAGCATCAGCGCGCCCTGCGTGAACGCGGTGTTGATGCCCCCCGCTGCGTTGGTGAGCAGGATGCGCGGCACCCCCCAGCGCGCCATGGCGCGGACGCCGAAGACCGCCCGCGACACGTGATGCCCCTCGTACAGGTGCGCCCGGCCAGAGAGCGCCGCGACACGCGCGCCGGAGGCGTGCGTCCCGACCACCAGCTTGCCGGCGTGGCCCACCACGGCCGACGAGGGCCATTCGGGAATGGCGGCGTAGGGCAGCACCGTGGCATCGGCCAGGGTCTCGGCGAAGGCACCGAGGCCGGAGCCGAGCACCACGGCGACGTCCGGCGCGGCGCCGGCGCGCTGGCGCAGGACGGAAACGGCGTTGTCGAGGGACGAAAGCAGGTCGGACATGGCAACGACTCGAGGCTCGGGACTCAGGGTTCAGGGCTCAGGGCGCATGGTAATCGGGGCGTTCGCGGGCCAGGCCGAGGCGGTCGAGGATCAGCGGACGCGGCGCGGGCGGGCCGTCGGTGATCGTGATCGCCGGGACGATGCCGGCGCGGGCCGTGTCGGCGTCACCGGCGCTGTTGGCGTGGATCCGGATCAGTGGCGTGCCGATCTCCACGCGATCGCCCGGCATCGCCAGGAGCTCGAATCCGACACCGGGATCGACCGCGTCCTCGGCCCTTGCCCGGCCGGCGCCGAGCGCGACCGCCGCGCGGCCGATCATGCCGGCATCGTACCGGGCCAGGAACCCGGCGGCCGTCGCCAGGACGTCGGCCTGCACGGGCGCCTTCGGCAGCGTGTCGGGATCGTCGATCATCCCGACGTCGCCGCCCTGGCGTTCGACGATGCGGCGGAACATCGCGAGGCCGCGACCGTCGACGAGCGCCTCGCGCACGGCCGCGCGGGCCTCGGCCACCGACGGCCGGCCGTTGCCGAGCCACAGCATCAGCGCCGCAAGTTCGACCGAGAGATCCACGAGATCGGATGGGCCGCCGCCCCGCAGCACGTCGACGCATTCGCGCACCTCGAGGGCGTTGCCGATCATCCGGCCGAGGGGCACGTCCATCTGCGTGAGCAGCGCCGCGACGCGCAGTCCCGAGCGCTCCGCCAGGCCGACGAGCGCGTCGGCGAGGGCGCGCGCATCCTCCTCGCGCGCCATGAAGGCGCCGCTGCCGGTCTTGACGTCGAGCACCAGGGCGTCGATGCCCTCGGCGATCTTCTTGCTCAGGATGGAGGCGCAGATGAGCGGCAGGCTCTCGACGGTGGCCGTCACGTCGCGCAAGGCGTAGAGCGTGCGATCGGCGGGCGCCACCTCGTCGGTCTGGCCGATCAGGGCGCAGCCGAGCTCGGCCACCTGTTGGCGGTACTCGTCGAGCGTGAGGCGCGTGCGGAAGCCACGGATGCTCTCGAGCTTGTCGAGCGTGCCGCCGGTGTGACCGAGGCCGCGGCCCGACATCATCGGCACGGGCACGCCCAGCGCCGCGACCACCGGCGCGATGACCAGCGACGTCTTGTCGCCGACGCCGCCGGTGCTGTGCTTGTCGACCTTCACGCCCGGAACGGCCGACAGGTCGACGCGGACGCCCGACCGCACCATCGCGTCGGTGAGCCAGGCGGTCTCCTCGGGCGACATGCCGCGCAGCCACACGGCCATCAGCCACGCCGACAACTGATAGGGCGGCACCGATCCATCGGAGGCGCCGCGGACCATCCACGTGATCTGGTCGCGGGTGAGGGCGTTGCCGTCGCGCTTGGCGCGGATGATGTCGACCGCACGCATGAGGGGCGTCAGTATACTGGCTCGCCTCCATGCCCCGAATCCTGTCGTTGCTCCTGGCCCTGGCCGTCGCCGGCGCCGCCACGGTCGCGCGCGAGGCGCAGCCGCCCGCCGCGCCCGCCGACCTGATCGTCACCAACGCGCGCGTCTACACCGTCGACCAGGCGCGCCCCGAGGCGCAGGCGGTCGCCGTCCGCGGGAACCGGATCGTGGCCGTCGGCACGACGACCGAGGCGCTCGCGCTGAAGGGCCCCGCAACGCAGGTGATCGACGCCGTCGGACGCGCCGTCATCCCCGGCCTGCACGACGCGCACGGGCACGTGCTCGGGCTCGGCCAGGGCCTGCAGGATCTCGACCTCCGCGGCACGACGAGCGCCGCGGCCATCGCCGAGAAGGTCCGCGCCAGGGCCGCGACCCTGCCCAGGGGCCAGTGGATCCAGGGCCGGGGCTGGGACCAGAACGACTGGGCCGATACGGCGTGGCCGACCGCCGCGGTGCTCGACGCGGCGGCGCCCGACCATCCCGTGTTCCTGTCGCGGGTGGACGGACACGCCGCCTGGGTGAACCACGCAGCCCTCGCGGCTGCCGGGGTGACGGCGAGCGTCGCCGACCCGGAGGGCGGTCGTGTCATCCGGAACGCCGCCGGCGCGCCCACCGGGGTGCTCGTCGACACCGCGCAGGCGCTGGTGTCGCGCCGCATCCCGGCGCCGACGCGCGCCACGCTGCGCGAGCGACTCCGGCTCGCCGACGACCTGCTCGCGCGCCTCGGGGTCACGATGGTCCACGACGCGGGCGTGGCCTGGGACGACGCCGCGATGTACCGGGCGGTGGCCGACGAGGAGCGACTGAAGACGCGGCTGTACGTGATGCTGCGCCCGCCACGCCAGGGTGAGACGCTGCCCCGCCCGCTGATCGGCCACGCCGCGCACCTGCTCACCGTCCGTGCGGTGAAGCTGGTGGCCGACGGCGCGCTCGGATCGCGCGGCGCGGCGCTGCACGATCCCTACACCGACGAGCCCTCGACGCGGGGCCTGCTGGTGACCTCACCCGAGCAGTTGCACGCGCAGGCGCTGGCGGCGGTCAGGGCCGGCTACCAGCCGTGCATCCACGCGATCGGCGATCGGGCCAACACCGCGGTGCTCGACCTGTTCGAGCAGCTGCAGCGCGAGGTGCCGGGCAGCCGCGCCCTGCGCATGCGCAACGAGCACGCGCAGATCCTGCGCCCCGCCGACATCCCGCGGTTCGCCGCGCTCGACGTGATCGCCTCGATCCAGACGACGCACGCGACGTCGGACATGCCGTGGGCGGCGCGACGGCTCGGTGAGGCGCGCACGCGGGCCGGCGGCTACGTGTGGCAGGCGCTGAAGCAGTCGGGGGCCCGGCTGGCCAATGGGTCCGACTTCCCCGTCGAGGAGCCCAATCCGATGTTCGGGTTCTACGCGGCCGTCACACGCCAGGACCGGCAGGGTCAGCCGCCCGACGGCTGGATGCCCGACCAGCGGCTGTCGCGCGCCGAGGCCCTGCACGCCGCCACGGCGGGCGCAGCGTATGCCGCGCACCTCGAACGGGACCTCGGCGTTCTCCGGCCGGGCATGCTGGCCGACCTGTTGGTGCTGTCGGACGACATCATGCAGGTGCCGGCCCCGCGCATCCTGGAGGCGCGACCGCTGGTGACCATCCGAGGCGGCCGGGTGACCTTCCGAGATGGCCTCTGAAGCGACGCGCGCGTTGCTGGCCGGGGCCGCGACCCTGGTCCTGGCGCTGGCGGCCCTGACGATCCAGACCCTCCGGATCCCGGGACACGCGCCGCACCGCGTCGTGGCGGAATTGCGCCTGGCGCAGGCCGCGGCGGTCCTCCTGGCCTTCTCCGCCGCGTTCCTCGCCGGCATGGGCGCGTCGGCGGCGGGTCCGGTGGCGGCCCTGGACATGGCCTGCGCGGTGCTGGCCTGTGGCCTGGCCCTGATGACGCTCGTGCGCGATCCACGCGCCGCGCTGGCCTGGTTGGGCGCCGCGTTCCTTGGGCGCGCCGTCCTCGACCTCGGGCACGCGCTCGGCTGGCTCCCGCCGGTGGCCGCGCCCCGCGGCGTCCTGGCCGGCAGCCTCGTGGCCAACCTGTGCGCGGCCGCCTGCTGCGCCCTGCCGTTGCTGAGGACTCCTCTCAGGTAGAGCGCGGTCTTCGAGACCGGTGGGTTCATGGCAGACGCCGGCGCGGGACACGCCGCCCTGGCTCGAACGCCGTAGACTAGGAGGCCGGGCCGCGCCGGTGCGGCCCTCCCCTCCCGGAGGATCGTTGCCGATGTCGTCTTCCCTCAGCCGCCGCCGTTTCCTGCACGAACTCGCCGCCGCCTCGGCCGCCGTCCCGCTGGCCGCCCGGCTGGCGCAGGCGCAGGCGGGGCGCAAGGTGCGCCATGCCAGTTTCGGGGCCTCGGGCATGGCCTTTGCCGACATCCGCAGCTTCTCGAGTCACCCGGCGTTCGACCTCGTGGCGGTCGCCGACGCCGACCTGTCGCGCACCGAACAGGTGAAGAAGCTGTTCCCCAACGTCAAGGTCTACCAGGACTGGCGCGAACTGCTCCGCAAGGAGCACGACAACCTCGACTCGGTGAACGTGTCGACGCCTGACCACATGCACGCGCCGATCGCGATGGCGGCGATGTCGTACGGCAAGCACGTGTACGTGCAGAAGCCGCTGGCCACGACGGTCCACGAGACCCGCATGCTGGCGCAGACGGCGCGCCAGCGACGGCTCGTGTCGCAGATGGGCATCCAGATCTCGTCGCACCCGACGCAGTTGGCCACCGAGGCGATGATCCGCAGCGGCGTGATCGGCAAGATCACCGAGGTCCACACCTTCTGCGACAAGACGTGGGGCGACATGAACCCCATCCCGGCCGGCTCCGATCCGATTCCCGAGTCGCTGAACTGGGACTTCTGGCTGGGCGTGAGCGAGAAGCGCCCGTACAAGAAGGACGTCTACCACCCGGGCAACTGGCGCAAGCGCGTCGGCTTCGGCACCGGCACCCTCGGCGACATGGGCTGCCACATCTTCAGCACGCCAATCCGCGGCGTGAACCTGTACCTGCCGACGTCGGTCACCTCGTACGGCCCCGGCTCGGTGCACGGCAACTGGCCGATCGACGCGAAGATCAAGTTCGTGTTCCCGGGCACCACGCTCACCGCCGGCAGCACGCTGGACTTCTGGTGGTACGACGGCGCGACGCGGCCACCGCAGAACGTCGCCGATGCGGTCGGCGGCAAGGTGCCGGGCTCGGGCGCGGTGATCATCGGCACCGAGGGGGCGATCCTGCTGCCCCACATCGGCGCGCCGACCCTGCACCCGGCCGAGAAGTTCGCGGGCCGCGCGGTGCCGCAGGTGGTGGAGCGCAACCACTACCACGAGTTCCTCGACGCGGTGCTCAAGGGCCCCGGCACCACCTGCTCGGCGGGCTTCGATTACGCCTCGCTGGTCACCGAGGCCGTGCTGCTGGGCAGCGTGGCCGAACACTTCCCGAACGAGACGCTGGCGTACGACCCGGCCGCCATGCGCGTCACCAGCCACAAGGCGCCGAACGCCCTCCTGCGTCGGTCGTTCCGCAAGCAGTTCCTGCTCGAGCGGCTGTAAGGCGGGCGGTCGTGACCACGCACCTGCGCCGGCTGCTCGGCGCGTTCCTCTCCTGTTGCACCCTGGCGCTCGCGGCCTCACCGGCCGCGGCGCAGGAGACCGCGCCGCCGCCGGCGCCCCGCCCGACACGCCCGAAGCTGGTCGTCGTCCTGGTCATCGACCAGTTCCGCGGCGACTACGTGGACAAGTACGGCCACCAGTGGCGCCACGGCCTGCGTCGCCTCTTCGACGAGGGCGCGTACTATACCGAGGCCGCGTACCGCTACGCGAGCACGATGACCTGCGCCGGGCACGCCACCATCGGCACCGGCGCCACGCCGCAGATCCACGGCATGATCTCGAACGTCTGGTACGACCGCGGCGTCGGCCACGACGTGGCCTGCACCGACGACCGGACGGTCACCAACGTGACCTACGGTGCCTTGCCGGCACGGAGCGGCGACAGCGGCGCGCAGATGGCCACCCCGACGCTGGCCGACGAGATGCGGGCGCAGCTCGGTCCGTCGACGCGCGTCGTGACGTTCTCCATGAAGGCACGCGCGGCCATCACGCTGGCCGGGCACCGCTCCACGCTCTCGGCGTGGTACGACGGCGCGCGCGGTTTCGTCAGCTCGCCGGCCCTGAACGGGCCGGAGCGGCACCCGTTCCTTGCCTCCTACCTGCCGGCGCACCCCGTCGAGCGCGACGCCAACGAGGTGTGGACCCGCCTGCTGCCGGAGCAGGCGTATTCGTATACGGACGACGGCGCCGGCGAGGCCGGCACGGGCGCGCTCTTCCCGCATCGGCTGTCGACGCCGACCGGCGACGGATCCATCGACCCGGCCTTCTACGCCAACTGGCAGATGAGCCCGTTTTCCGATGCCTTCCTCGGCAGGATGGCGGCGGCGGCGGTGACCGACATGCGCCTCGGGCGAGGGCCGGGCACCGACTTCCTCGCCGTGAGCTTCTCGGCCCTCGACAC from Luteitalea sp. TBR-22 includes:
- the tsaD gene encoding tRNA (adenosine(37)-N6)-threonylcarbamoyltransferase complex transferase subunit TsaD gives rise to the protein MRVLGIESSCDETAAAVVEATGPGAWQLRSSVVASQVAIHREWGGVVPELAARQHLRDIVGVVGQALDQAQATWAGIDAIAVTQGPGLVGSLLVGVSFAKAVGAARNIPVVPVHHLAGHIESLVLHNGELPYPAIVLVVSGGHTSLYHLPSAGVYQLVGRTRDDAAGEAYDKVAKLVGLGYPGGPIVDRRARQGNPHAIAFPIPKLTHDAREPGPATHLPAGFESVLKRRTDFSFSGLKTAVRRHVELATDGGARPLTDADVDDICASFQRVVVQTLLDRTFRAAEWFDARAIGIAGGVAANAGLRAEAERRGAAVGLPVFVPSVALATDNAAMIAAAGLRRWESGTRGAVLDFNADPSLSL
- the mtnA gene encoding S-methyl-5-thioribose-1-phosphate isomerase, whose product is MLPTIAWQDDAVVMVDQRKLPTREIYVTCKTPAEVARAIKTMVIRGAPAIGVSAAFGLALSVRRSKAAGTKQLTTEFLKDCDLLAGTRPTAVNLFWAIDRMKRVFSERVLAGASVDDLRAIMLAEAQAIHDEDLESCRAIGRHGGALVPAEAGILTHCNAGALATAGYGTALGVIRGAIEQGRHVRVFADETRPVLQGARLTAWELVRDGIDTTVISDNMAGVLMRDGRINFIVVGADRIAANGDAANKIGTYSVAVLAREHGIPFYVAAPLSTVDMRTPAGSAIPIEERHAREVTHVGTTQIAPVGAKVFNPSFDVTPHRFIAGIITEKGVARAPYTESLAAMFGEPVAAAAR
- a CDS encoding cytidine deaminase, which translates into the protein MTDKAVDFRDDELVAAARAVRQHAWAPYSHFAVGAALRHRDGRIVTGCNVENATYGLTVCAERVAVFKAISEGMRPDEFTAVVVVADTEEPTPPCGACRQILWEFCGDVPVVMATPAEVKAVLGLAALLPWPFDRRILGTAKKEG
- a CDS encoding purine-nucleoside phosphorylase, which encodes MSDLLSSLDNAVSVLRQRAGAAPDVAVVLGSGLGAFAETLADATVLPYAAIPEWPSSAVVGHAGKLVVGTHASGARVAALSGRAHLYEGHHVSRAVFGVRAMARWGVPRILLTNAAGGINTAFTQGALMLIEDHINLLGANPLVGPNVDALGVRFPDMTYVYDRELRAMAVEAAAAVGVPLQQGVYLATMGPSYETPAEIRAFRALGADAVGMSTVPEAIAARHMGARVAGISCITNPAAGVVDQPLQHDEVMETAARVRGQFIALLDAFIARMVKA
- a CDS encoding thymidine phosphorylase, with the protein product MRAVDIIRAKRDGNALTRDQITWMVRGASDGSVPPYQLSAWLMAVWLRGMSPEETAWLTDAMVRSGVRVDLSAVPGVKVDKHSTGGVGDKTSLVIAPVVAALGVPVPMMSGRGLGHTGGTLDKLESIRGFRTRLTLDEYRQQVAELGCALIGQTDEVAPADRTLYALRDVTATVESLPLICASILSKKIAEGIDALVLDVKTGSGAFMAREEDARALADALVGLAERSGLRVAALLTQMDVPLGRMIGNALEVRECVDVLRGGGPSDLVDLSVELAALMLWLGNGRPSVAEARAAVREALVDGRGLAMFRRIVERQGGDVGMIDDPDTLPKAPVQADVLATAAGFLARYDAGMIGRAAVALGAGRARAEDAVDPGVGFELLAMPGDRVEIGTPLIRIHANSAGDADTARAGIVPAITITDGPPAPRPLILDRLGLARERPDYHAP
- a CDS encoding amidohydrolase, with the translated sequence MPRILSLLLALAVAGAATVAREAQPPAAPADLIVTNARVYTVDQARPEAQAVAVRGNRIVAVGTTTEALALKGPATQVIDAVGRAVIPGLHDAHGHVLGLGQGLQDLDLRGTTSAAAIAEKVRARAATLPRGQWIQGRGWDQNDWADTAWPTAAVLDAAAPDHPVFLSRVDGHAAWVNHAALAAAGVTASVADPEGGRVIRNAAGAPTGVLVDTAQALVSRRIPAPTRATLRERLRLADDLLARLGVTMVHDAGVAWDDAAMYRAVADEERLKTRLYVMLRPPRQGETLPRPLIGHAAHLLTVRAVKLVADGALGSRGAALHDPYTDEPSTRGLLVTSPEQLHAQALAAVRAGYQPCIHAIGDRANTAVLDLFEQLQREVPGSRALRMRNEHAQILRPADIPRFAALDVIASIQTTHATSDMPWAARRLGEARTRAGGYVWQALKQSGARLANGSDFPVEEPNPMFGFYAAVTRQDRQGQPPDGWMPDQRLSRAEALHAATAGAAYAAHLERDLGVLRPGMLADLLVLSDDIMQVPAPRILEARPLVTIRGGRVTFRDGL
- a CDS encoding Gfo/Idh/MocA family protein, coding for MSSSLSRRRFLHELAAASAAVPLAARLAQAQAGRKVRHASFGASGMAFADIRSFSSHPAFDLVAVADADLSRTEQVKKLFPNVKVYQDWRELLRKEHDNLDSVNVSTPDHMHAPIAMAAMSYGKHVYVQKPLATTVHETRMLAQTARQRRLVSQMGIQISSHPTQLATEAMIRSGVIGKITEVHTFCDKTWGDMNPIPAGSDPIPESLNWDFWLGVSEKRPYKKDVYHPGNWRKRVGFGTGTLGDMGCHIFSTPIRGVNLYLPTSVTSYGPGSVHGNWPIDAKIKFVFPGTTLTAGSTLDFWWYDGATRPPQNVADAVGGKVPGSGAVIIGTEGAILLPHIGAPTLHPAEKFAGRAVPQVVERNHYHEFLDAVLKGPGTTCSAGFDYASLVTEAVLLGSVAEHFPNETLAYDPAAMRVTSHKAPNALLRRSFRKQFLLERL
- a CDS encoding alkaline phosphatase family protein; translation: MTTHLRRLLGAFLSCCTLALAASPAAAQETAPPPAPRPTRPKLVVVLVIDQFRGDYVDKYGHQWRHGLRRLFDEGAYYTEAAYRYASTMTCAGHATIGTGATPQIHGMISNVWYDRGVGHDVACTDDRTVTNVTYGALPARSGDSGAQMATPTLADEMRAQLGPSTRVVTFSMKARAAITLAGHRSTLSAWYDGARGFVSSPALNGPERHPFLASYLPAHPVERDANEVWTRLLPEQAYSYTDDGAGEAGTGALFPHRLSTPTGDGSIDPAFYANWQMSPFSDAFLGRMAAAAVTDMRLGRGPGTDFLAVSFSALDTVGHAYGPRSHEVQDVLARLDLTIGHLLESLDAQVGREHYALALTADHGVSPIPEQMRELGLGGGVVDRKAIATVLAASLGGSLLDSLTGSELYLSRDAASRLTTLDNRDWESLRSTLEQIPGISRVWRTSDLLAGRYEAESDPLAHAARLSAYPNRSGDLIYITDPYWFPYQITATHGTPYQYDQHVPMVFLGPQFRRGRYTATASPADVAPTLGRLVGVTLPAADGAVRADAFATPPGLPAPTATAGGAGTGHDEP